The following proteins are co-located in the Tripterygium wilfordii isolate XIE 37 chromosome 2, ASM1340144v1, whole genome shotgun sequence genome:
- the LOC119981037 gene encoding developmentally-regulated G-protein 2 isoform X2, which produces MGIIERIKEIEAEMARTQKNKATEYHLGQLKAKIAKLRTQLLEPPKGSSGGGEGFEVTKFGHGRVALIGFPSVGKSTLLTMLTGTHSEAASYEFTTLTCIPGIVHYNDTKIQLLDLPGIIEGASEGKGRGRQSEGHRQILTKELEAVGLRLNKKPPQIYFRRKKTGGISFNSTLPLTHVDEKLCYQILHEYKIHNAEVLFREDATVDDLIDVIEGNRKYIKCVYVYNKIDVIGIDDVDNLARQPNSVVISCNLKLNLDRLLAKMWEEMGLVRVYTKPQGQQPDFSDPVVLSIDRGGCTVEDFCNHIHRSLVKDVKYVLVWGISARHYPQHCGLAHVLQDEDVVQIVKKKEKDDGGGRGRFKSHSTAPSRISDREKKAPLKT; this is translated from the exons ATGGGGATTATTGAGAGgattaaagaaattgaagcCGAGATGGCTCGGACCCAGAAAAATAAGGCCACAG AGTATCATCTTGGTCAACTCAAGGCAAAAATAGCTAAGCTTAGGACACAATTGCTGGAGCCTCCAAAA GGTTCTAGTGGAGGTGGAGAGGGCTTTGAGGTTACAAAATTTGGCCACGGACGTGTTGCACTGATAGGATTTCCAAG TGTCGGAAAGTCAACACTTTTAACAATGTTAACCGGCACCCACTCGGAAGCTGCATCATATGAGTTTACAACGCTTACCTGTATACCTGGAATTGTACATTACAATGATACTAAAATCCAGCTCCTTGACCTTCCTGGTATCATTGAAGGTGCTTCCGAAGGAAAGGGACGTGGGAGGCAG AGTGAGGGCCATCGGCAAATATTGACGAAGGAGCTGGAAGCTGTGGGTTTGCGTTTAAACAAGAAACCTCCTCAA ATTTATTTCAGAAGGAAGAAAACCGGGGGCATTTCTTTCAACAGCACTTTACCTTTAACTCATGTGGATGAGAAGCTCTGTTATCAAATTCTACATGAATACAAGATTCACAATGCTGAG GTGCTATTTCGCGAGGATGCCACAGTTGATGATCTTATAGATGTAATTGAGGGGAACCGTAAATATATAAAGTGTGTATACGTTTACAATAAGATAGATGTTATTGGTATTGATGATGTGGACAATCTTGCTCGGCAGCCAAATTCTGTCGTCATTAGCTGCAATTTAAAG cTGAACCTAGACAGATTACTTGCGAAGATGTGGGAGGAGATGGGGCTTGTGAGGGTGTATACAAAGCCACAGGGACAGCAACCAGATTTTTCTGATCCTGTAGTTCTTTCAATT GATAGAGGTGGTTGCACTGTTGAAGACTTTTGCAACCACATACATAGGAGTTTGGTGAAGGATGTGAAATATGTGTTAGTTTGGGGTATAAGTGCTAGGCACTATCCGCAGCATTGTGGCCTTGCTCATGTCCTTCAAGATGAAGATGTGGTTCAGATTGTTAAGAAGAAG GAAAAGGATGATGGTGGTGGTAGAGGTCGATTCAAGTCACATTCAACTGCCCCTTCTCGGATATCAGATCGAGAGAAAAAGGCTCCCTTGAAGACTTAA
- the LOC119981037 gene encoding developmentally-regulated G-protein 2 isoform X1: MGIIERIKEIEAEMARTQKNKATEYHLGQLKAKIAKLRTQLLEPPKGSSGGGEGFEVTKFGHGRVALIGFPSVGKSTLLTMLTGTHSEAASYEFTTLTCIPGIVHYNDTKIQLLDLPGIIEGASEGKGRGRQVIAVAKSSDIVLMVLDASKSEGHRQILTKELEAVGLRLNKKPPQIYFRRKKTGGISFNSTLPLTHVDEKLCYQILHEYKIHNAEVLFREDATVDDLIDVIEGNRKYIKCVYVYNKIDVIGIDDVDNLARQPNSVVISCNLKLNLDRLLAKMWEEMGLVRVYTKPQGQQPDFSDPVVLSIDRGGCTVEDFCNHIHRSLVKDVKYVLVWGISARHYPQHCGLAHVLQDEDVVQIVKKKEKDDGGGRGRFKSHSTAPSRISDREKKAPLKT; the protein is encoded by the exons ATGGGGATTATTGAGAGgattaaagaaattgaagcCGAGATGGCTCGGACCCAGAAAAATAAGGCCACAG AGTATCATCTTGGTCAACTCAAGGCAAAAATAGCTAAGCTTAGGACACAATTGCTGGAGCCTCCAAAA GGTTCTAGTGGAGGTGGAGAGGGCTTTGAGGTTACAAAATTTGGCCACGGACGTGTTGCACTGATAGGATTTCCAAG TGTCGGAAAGTCAACACTTTTAACAATGTTAACCGGCACCCACTCGGAAGCTGCATCATATGAGTTTACAACGCTTACCTGTATACCTGGAATTGTACATTACAATGATACTAAAATCCAGCTCCTTGACCTTCCTGGTATCATTGAAGGTGCTTCCGAAGGAAAGGGACGTGGGAGGCAG GTTATAGCAGTTGCCAAATCTTCTGATATTGTGCTTATGGTTCTTGATGCCTCAAAA AGTGAGGGCCATCGGCAAATATTGACGAAGGAGCTGGAAGCTGTGGGTTTGCGTTTAAACAAGAAACCTCCTCAA ATTTATTTCAGAAGGAAGAAAACCGGGGGCATTTCTTTCAACAGCACTTTACCTTTAACTCATGTGGATGAGAAGCTCTGTTATCAAATTCTACATGAATACAAGATTCACAATGCTGAG GTGCTATTTCGCGAGGATGCCACAGTTGATGATCTTATAGATGTAATTGAGGGGAACCGTAAATATATAAAGTGTGTATACGTTTACAATAAGATAGATGTTATTGGTATTGATGATGTGGACAATCTTGCTCGGCAGCCAAATTCTGTCGTCATTAGCTGCAATTTAAAG cTGAACCTAGACAGATTACTTGCGAAGATGTGGGAGGAGATGGGGCTTGTGAGGGTGTATACAAAGCCACAGGGACAGCAACCAGATTTTTCTGATCCTGTAGTTCTTTCAATT GATAGAGGTGGTTGCACTGTTGAAGACTTTTGCAACCACATACATAGGAGTTTGGTGAAGGATGTGAAATATGTGTTAGTTTGGGGTATAAGTGCTAGGCACTATCCGCAGCATTGTGGCCTTGCTCATGTCCTTCAAGATGAAGATGTGGTTCAGATTGTTAAGAAGAAG GAAAAGGATGATGGTGGTGGTAGAGGTCGATTCAAGTCACATTCAACTGCCCCTTCTCGGATATCAGATCGAGAGAAAAAGGCTCCCTTGAAGACTTAA
- the LOC120004868 gene encoding protein NUCLEAR FUSION DEFECTIVE 4-like isoform X1, with protein MVIGEIDYSAIQLQRENHKTFTSLLICLKKGFEMIIKFLIWLSLVAVIWLQSVNGTSANFPAYSSQLKHLLSMSQIQLNNLAFASDAAKLLGWLSGIAVFYLPLWLVLLVGSMLGFVGYGVQYLFITNHISSLSYAHIFCLTMLAGSSICWINTVCYVVTIRNFPSYCHVANGLTTSFQGLSARIYTDIVDVAFTSSSTESAQGYLLLNSILPVIVSVLCSSLVGDVDIDAEEITSMKGGFIIMFVITVITGIYAILSSLESVSSKFSSHVAILVCLFVLLVIPLTEKLRLEWEKKVKVVDNNNAKVAQKSGFEEKEAREVGVVMEEIGVKSMVQRLNFWLYFLVYLLGATIGLVFLNNLGQIAESRNYQGTSNLVSLSSSFGFFGRLMPSLLDFWFSRYKISRPACIVTSMASMVIAFFLLLSKTSLALYISTAVIGLSTGAITTLSVSTTTELFGTERFSINHNIVIANIPIGSLLFGYSAAVIYHKHANGAGKCLGMDCYAHTFIIWGCLCFLGTLLALALHFRTREFYSNKKPPTCSMRRSFRVSCL; from the exons ATGGTGATTGGCGAGATCGATTATTCTGCAATTCAACTTCAAAG AGAGAACCATAAGACATTTACCAGTTTATTGATTTGTCTCAAGAAAGGCTTTGAGATGATTATTAAGTTTCTCAT ATGGCTAAGCTTGGTGGCTGTGATTTGGCTTCAGTCTGTCAATGGAACAAGCGCCAACTTCCCTGCCTACTCATCCCAACTTAAGCATCTCCTCTCCATGTCCCAGATTCAACTCAACAACCTGGCCTTTGCCTCCGATGCAGCGAAACTCTTGGGTTGGTTGTCAGGAATCGCTGTGTTTTACCTCCCTCTTTGGCTAGTCCTTCTTGTTGGTTCCATGCTCGGGTTTGTCGGTTATGGTGTTCAATATCTCTTCATCACAAACCATATTTCCTCACTCTCCTATGCACACATTTTTTGTCTCACTATGCTTGCAGGAAGCAGTATTTGCTGGATCAACACAGTTTGCTACGTCGTCACCATTCGTAATTTTCCATCCTATTGCCATGTTGCGAATGGACTAACGACTAGTTTCCAAGGATTGAGTGCTAGAATCTATACAGACATAGTTGATGTTGCATTCACTTCTTCATCGACTGAAAGTGCGCAAGGCTATCTCCTTCTCAACTCTATCTTGCCTGTCATTGTCTCGGTCTTGTGTTCATCACTAGTTGGAGATGTTGACATTGATGCGGAAGAAATCACTAGTATGAAAGGTGGGTTCATTATAATGTTTGTGATTACAGTCATTACCGGAATCTACGCCATCCTCAGCAGCTTAGAATCAGTCTCGAGCAAGTTCTCTTCGCACGTCGCCATcctagtttgtttatttgtgcTTCTAGTGATTCCACTGACGGAAAAATTGAGACTGGAATGGGAGAAGAAAGTAAAGGTGGTAGACAATAATAATGCTAAAGTAGCACAGAAGAGTGGTTTCGAAGAAAAGGAAGCCAGAGAAGTTGGGGTTGTAATGGAGGAGATTGGAGTGAAATCAATGGTTCAGAGGCTGAATTTCTGGTTGTACTTTTTAGTGTATTTACTTGGTGCAACAATAGGGCTTGTGTTCCTCAACAACTTGGGACAAATCGCAGAATCTCGCAATTACCAGGGAACGTCTAATTTGGTTTCATTGTCTTCTTCTTTCGGCTTCTTTGGCCGCCTCATGCCGTCTCTCCTGGATTTCTGGTTTTCAAGGTACAAGATTTCAAGACCAGCTTGTATTGTGACATCAATGGCATCAATGGTCATAGCATTCTTTTTACTTCTCAGCAAAACAAGCTTGGCACTCTACATAAGCACAGCAGTGATAGGTCTTTCTACAGGTGCAATCACTACACTTTCAGTGTCAACAACCACAGAGCTTTTTGGGACAGAGAGGTTCAGCATAAATCACAATATTGTGATTGCTAATATCCCAATTGGGTCCTTATTGTTTGGCTACTCAGCAGCTGTGATCTACCATAAGCATGCAAATGGAGCTGGGAAATGCTTGGGAATGGATTGCTATGCACACACTTTCATCATCTGGGGTTGTTTATGTTTTCTTGGGACTTTGCTAGCTCTGGCATTGCATTTTCGGACGAGGGAATTCTACTCAAACAAGAAGCCGCCAACCTGCTCGATGCGCAGGTCGTTTCGTGTTTCATGTTTATAG
- the LOC120004868 gene encoding omega-amidase, chloroplastic-like isoform X2 yields the protein MQAELAISAMAASSNTILNTTSDAKDTLRSPKFSKFKVAMCQLSVTTDKNINLNHACNSIKMAAEQGAKLVMLPEMWNCSYSTDCFAKYAEDFDDEIASPTFSMLSEIASCHKITIVGGSIPEWSDNRLYNTCCVFGPDGKLKAKHRKMHLFDIDIKGGISFKESNIIAAGEKPTIVDTEVGRIGLGICHDIRFPELAMFYRAKGAHLICYPGAFNLSTGELLWELEQRARAVDNQLYVATCSPSRDSTGDYTIWGHSTLVGPFGEIIATAGHEETILIGEIDYSAIQFQRKNLPLEKHKREDIYQLIDLSQKML from the exons ATGCAAGCAGAGCTTGCTATATCTGCCATGGCAGCTTCATCAAACACCATCCTGAACACAACCTCTGATGCTAAGGATACACTGAGATCCCCCAAATTCTCAAAG TTTAAGGTTGCTATGTGCCAGTTATCAGTTACAACAGACAAGAATATAAATCTTAACCATGCCTGTAATTCGATTAAAATGGCTGCAGAACAAGGGGCCAAGCTTGTGATGTTGCCT gaAATGTGGAACTGCTCTTATTCAACCGATTGCTTTGCTAAATATGCTGAAGACTTTGATGATGAGATTGCCTCGCCCACATTTTCAATGTTATCAGAGATTGCTTCTTGTCATAAGATCACTATTGTTGGCGGTTCTATACCTGAGTGGAGCGACAATAGGTTGTATAACACTTGCTGTGTTTTTGGACCAGATGGAAAGCTGAAGGCAAAGCATAGAAAA ATGCATCTCTTTGACATTGACATAAAAGGTGGTATTTCGTTCAAGGAATCTAACATCATTGCAGCAGGAGAGAAGCCTACCATTGTGGACACAG AGGTGGGCCGTATCGGACTAGGGATTTGTCATGACATACGCTTCCCTGAACTCGCTATGTTTTATAGAGCAAAAG GTGCCCACTTAATATGCTATCCTGGGGCATTCAACTTGAGCACCGGAGAGTTGTTGTGGGAGCTGGAACAGAGAGCACG CGCTGTTGACAACCAG TTATATGTTGCTACTTGCTCACCCTCCCGAGACTCTACTGGAGACTACACAATATGGGGCCATTCAACTCTCGTTGGACCG TTTGGTGAAATAATTGCAACAGCAGGTCATGAAGAGACAATATTGATTGGCGAGATCGATTATTCTGCAATTCAATTTCAAAG AAAGAACCTTCCACTTGAGAAGCACAAGAGAGAAGACATTTACCAGTTAATTGACCTGTCTCAAAAAATGCTTTGA